From a region of the Geothrix sp. 21YS21S-2 genome:
- the buk gene encoding butyrate kinase, whose amino-acid sequence MARVLALNPGATSTKLAVFEDETACFRLAVEHQGASLEAYPRVIDQLDYRLDLILKALAGAGIDLAGLDAVVGRGGLLKPIEGGTYAVNAKLLADLAVGREHASNLGGILADRLATPRGIPAFIVDPVSVDEMEPEARLSGLPELPRISFSHALNSKAVARRTAQELGGTYADFNFVVAHLGTGVSITAHRKGRMVDVSGADEEGPFSPGRSAGLPSMLLAKLCYSGKYTEKEMMSLMSGSGGLYAHLGTRDVREAEKRAAGGDAHADLVLKAMAYRIGREIGAMATVLEGQVDRIVITGGIAYSERMVADVTARVAFIAPVRVMPGEEELEALAEGALRVLRGQEAAKVYS is encoded by the coding sequence GTGGCCCGCGTCCTCGCCCTGAACCCCGGCGCCACCTCGACCAAGCTCGCCGTCTTCGAGGATGAGACCGCCTGCTTCCGCCTCGCCGTGGAGCACCAGGGCGCTTCCCTGGAGGCCTACCCCCGGGTCATCGACCAGCTGGACTACCGGCTGGACCTCATCCTGAAGGCCCTGGCCGGGGCCGGCATCGACCTGGCCGGCCTGGATGCGGTGGTGGGCCGCGGCGGCCTGCTCAAGCCCATCGAAGGCGGCACCTACGCCGTGAACGCCAAGCTGTTGGCTGACCTGGCGGTTGGCCGGGAGCACGCCTCCAACCTGGGGGGCATCCTTGCCGACCGGTTGGCCACCCCCAGGGGCATTCCGGCCTTCATCGTGGACCCGGTGTCCGTGGACGAGATGGAACCCGAGGCCCGCCTGTCCGGGCTGCCCGAGCTGCCCCGCATCAGCTTCTCCCATGCCCTCAACAGCAAGGCGGTGGCCAGACGAACGGCCCAGGAACTGGGCGGCACCTACGCCGACTTCAATTTCGTGGTGGCCCACCTGGGCACCGGCGTCTCCATCACCGCCCACCGCAAGGGCCGCATGGTGGATGTCAGCGGCGCGGACGAGGAGGGCCCCTTCTCTCCGGGCAGATCCGCCGGCCTGCCCTCCATGCTGCTGGCCAAGCTCTGCTATTCCGGGAAGTACACCGAGAAGGAGATGATGAGCCTGATGTCCGGGTCCGGCGGGCTCTACGCCCACCTGGGCACCCGGGACGTGCGCGAGGCGGAAAAGCGCGCCGCCGGCGGCGACGCGCACGCGGACCTGGTGCTGAAGGCCATGGCCTACCGCATCGGCCGGGAGATCGGCGCCATGGCGACCGTCCTGGAAGGCCAGGTGGACCGCATCGTCATCACGGGCGGCATCGCGTACTCGGAACGCATGGTGGCCGACGTCACCGCCCGGGTGGCCTTCATCGCCCCGGTGCGGGTCATGCCCGGGGAAGAGGAACTGGAAGCCCTGGCGGAGGGCGCCCTGCGTGTGCTCCGGGGCCAGGAAGCGGCCAAGGTCTATAGCTGA
- a CDS encoding 2-oxoacid:acceptor oxidoreductase family protein has translation MSDSIRQLCQAPEGRAEVLQGNIAFAVGCVRSGVHSADGYPGTPSSEVIDRGLSQVQDLITVGWSVNEAAAAAVGFGHTLAGRDCVVTMKIPGLFQAGDIFTSGSGIIKERGALVYFIASDFTPSSTQHLVDPRPLFKSCFVPVLEPRNHQEMLEAPRLAVDVARAFNTQVVVMPSGGLCHSEGLVRLNPVTTREPVKMPADLHGFNVLPSICSKSYLDVMANRMPGLVAMVENSPLNRWDKGAGRTGVVTYGVCDLYLREVIEARGLDLDVLSLAFSNPLPLELIKRFAATVEDVVVIEDGYRHLQESMEAAGLKVRGKLPYSPVTEWTPALIAELLGLEVPKADLPVAGVVRPPLICPGCPYRLMAQELAYAKSKGTVDAIFGDIGCNALLYFMNAMDTGLAMGASEGKRTGYVLSRPGQASKCVSLIGDSTECHSGMDATRNAIYRNVPGVKIILDNEWTAMTGGQPSPTSPNNLEGQPNRFDLPASLAAHGAKVEVIGAYERKTIRATLRKALADAAAGTFTTIVVRDGACLKKIKPSKQRVQVDPDACKQCDLCLICPGLAKGASGVPEVTNLCSGCGGHEPACSQMCPTKVLKAVTLDDLGMAAGGSFPAAPAEIADAPAPGLPQRLSLAIRGVGGQGNLFFGRVLTQLAMAAGYGERNIVKGDTHGMAQMGGPVISTFGCGDVVSPVLLPGTVDCLIVMEKSEVLRPGFLDLLRPGGTVLLANTRILPEGMAEEAYPTDAQLKAILKPCHLIEVDLLEKAIALGDPTGKIANVLLMGILSTLEPFDRFPVELWWKALQKVNPKAAVWAANFAAFNAGRASSAQPAAAR, from the coding sequence ATGTCCGATTCCATCCGCCAGCTCTGCCAGGCACCCGAAGGCCGCGCCGAGGTGCTTCAGGGCAACATCGCCTTCGCCGTCGGCTGCGTGCGCAGCGGCGTCCACAGCGCCGACGGCTACCCCGGCACCCCCAGCTCCGAGGTCATCGACCGCGGGCTCTCCCAGGTACAGGACCTGATCACCGTGGGCTGGTCCGTGAACGAGGCCGCCGCCGCGGCGGTGGGCTTCGGCCACACCCTGGCGGGCCGGGACTGCGTGGTGACCATGAAGATCCCGGGCCTCTTCCAGGCCGGCGACATCTTCACCAGCGGCTCGGGCATCATCAAGGAGCGGGGGGCCCTGGTCTACTTCATCGCCAGCGACTTCACCCCCAGCTCCACCCAGCACCTGGTGGACCCGCGCCCGCTCTTCAAGAGCTGCTTCGTGCCGGTGCTCGAGCCCCGCAACCACCAGGAGATGCTGGAGGCGCCCCGCCTGGCCGTGGACGTTGCGCGGGCCTTCAACACCCAGGTGGTCGTCATGCCCAGCGGCGGCCTGTGCCACAGCGAGGGCCTGGTGCGCCTGAACCCGGTCACCACCCGCGAGCCCGTGAAGATGCCCGCCGACCTCCACGGCTTCAATGTCCTGCCCAGCATCTGCAGCAAGTCGTACCTCGACGTCATGGCCAACCGCATGCCCGGCCTGGTGGCGATGGTGGAGAACAGCCCCCTCAACCGCTGGGACAAGGGCGCCGGAAGGACCGGCGTGGTCACCTACGGCGTCTGCGACCTCTACCTGCGCGAAGTCATCGAGGCCAGGGGCCTGGACCTGGACGTCCTGAGCCTGGCCTTCTCCAACCCGCTGCCCCTGGAGCTCATCAAGCGCTTCGCCGCCACCGTCGAAGACGTCGTGGTCATCGAGGACGGCTACCGCCACCTGCAGGAGTCCATGGAGGCCGCGGGCCTGAAGGTGCGGGGCAAGCTGCCCTACAGCCCCGTGACCGAATGGACCCCGGCCCTGATCGCCGAACTGCTGGGCCTCGAGGTTCCCAAGGCGGACCTGCCCGTGGCCGGCGTCGTGCGGCCTCCCCTCATCTGCCCCGGCTGCCCCTACCGCCTCATGGCCCAGGAGCTGGCCTACGCCAAGAGCAAGGGCACGGTGGACGCCATCTTCGGCGACATCGGCTGCAACGCGCTCCTCTACTTCATGAACGCCATGGACACCGGCCTGGCCATGGGCGCCAGCGAGGGCAAGCGCACCGGCTACGTCCTCTCCCGGCCCGGGCAGGCCTCGAAGTGCGTCAGCCTCATCGGCGACAGCACCGAGTGCCACTCCGGCATGGACGCCACCCGCAACGCCATCTACCGGAACGTCCCGGGCGTGAAGATCATCCTGGACAACGAGTGGACCGCCATGACCGGCGGCCAGCCCTCCCCCACCTCCCCCAACAACCTCGAAGGCCAACCCAACCGTTTCGACCTTCCCGCGTCCCTGGCCGCCCACGGCGCCAAGGTCGAGGTGATCGGCGCCTACGAGCGCAAGACCATCCGCGCCACGCTGCGCAAGGCCCTGGCCGACGCGGCCGCCGGCACCTTCACCACCATCGTGGTGCGCGACGGCGCCTGCCTCAAGAAGATCAAGCCCAGCAAGCAGCGGGTCCAGGTGGACCCTGACGCCTGCAAGCAGTGCGACCTGTGCCTGATCTGCCCCGGCCTCGCCAAGGGCGCCAGCGGCGTGCCCGAGGTGACCAACCTCTGCTCCGGGTGCGGCGGCCACGAGCCCGCCTGCAGCCAGATGTGCCCCACCAAGGTCCTGAAGGCGGTGACCCTGGACGACCTGGGCATGGCCGCCGGCGGCAGCTTCCCCGCGGCCCCCGCGGAGATCGCCGACGCCCCCGCACCGGGCCTCCCCCAGCGCCTTTCCCTGGCCATCCGCGGCGTGGGCGGGCAGGGCAACCTGTTCTTCGGGCGCGTCCTCACCCAGCTGGCCATGGCCGCGGGCTACGGCGAGCGCAACATCGTCAAGGGCGACACCCACGGCATGGCCCAGATGGGCGGCCCCGTCATCAGCACCTTCGGCTGCGGCGACGTGGTGAGTCCCGTGCTGCTGCCGGGCACCGTGGACTGCCTGATCGTCATGGAGAAGAGCGAAGTCCTGCGGCCCGGGTTCCTGGACCTGCTGCGGCCCGGGGGCACCGTCCTTTTGGCCAACACCCGCATCCTCCCCGAGGGCATGGCGGAGGAGGCCTACCCCACCGACGCGCAGCTCAAGGCGATCCTGAAGCCCTGCCACCTCATCGAGGTGGACCTGCTGGAGAAGGCCATCGCGCTGGGCGACCCCACCGGCAAGATCGCCAACGTCCTACTCATGGGCATCCTCAGCACCCTTGAGCCCTTCGACCGCTTCCCGGTGGAGCTGTGGTGGAAGGCCCTGCAGAAGGTGAACCCCAAGGCCGCCGTGTGGGCCGCCAACTTCGCCGCCTTCAACGCCGGCCGGGCCTCCTCGGCCCAGCCCGCGGCAGCGAGGTAG
- a CDS encoding MarR family winged helix-turn-helix transcriptional regulator produces the protein MHRGISIAQPDEAQDELTQLGRAFDLIHGLVDFHVLQRMAYALQGGEFTFSQLHALHRIYRNGPQTIAELAKGLALSQTAASRMVERLVRHGLVERNELPTDRRSKVVELTEAGIERLQDLQAFTVRTYADLLARVPAESRRHLASVLAEIRPHLPTHPLLKPE, from the coding sequence GTGCACAGAGGCATTAGTATCGCCCAGCCCGATGAAGCCCAGGACGAGCTGACCCAGCTGGGCCGGGCCTTCGACCTGATCCACGGCCTGGTCGACTTCCACGTGCTCCAGCGCATGGCCTACGCCCTCCAGGGCGGGGAATTCACCTTCAGCCAGCTGCACGCCCTGCACCGCATCTACCGCAACGGCCCCCAGACCATCGCCGAGCTCGCCAAGGGCCTGGCCCTGAGCCAGACGGCCGCAAGCCGCATGGTGGAGCGCCTGGTGCGCCACGGCCTGGTGGAGCGCAATGAACTCCCCACCGACCGCCGCTCCAAGGTCGTGGAACTCACCGAGGCCGGCATCGAGCGCCTGCAGGACCTGCAGGCGTTCACGGTCAGGACCTACGCCGACCTCCTGGCGCGGGTGCCCGCGGAGTCCCGGCGGCACCTCGCCTCGGTCCTCGCGGAGATCCGCCCCCACCTCCCCACCCACCCCCTTCTGAAGCCCGAATAG
- a CDS encoding phosphate acyltransferase, whose translation MLRNMEELAAAARTRGPIRVAVAAAQDAELLEGIQAGIRAGLITAVLVGDKALISPLVDKLEIGAQSRIVHEADMDKASLVAAGLVRDGEAQVLMKGLVNSAVFLKAALDPVRGLRTGRLLSHLAALEVPGERKLGFYTDGGMNIAPDLEAKKLILANALDALARMGVATPRVAVLTANEQVSPRMPATLDARALVEAWEAGAFPGCVVEGPIAMDVALSPEAAHHKGLPSAVSGDVDIFLMPGIEAGNMVTKALIHYAKAKFAGVVLGATHPIVLGSRADPAEAKFNALAMAALMARA comes from the coding sequence ATGCTGAGGAACATGGAAGAACTGGCCGCGGCGGCCCGCACCCGCGGACCCATCCGGGTGGCGGTGGCGGCGGCCCAGGACGCGGAGCTGCTGGAGGGGATCCAGGCCGGCATCCGCGCCGGTCTCATCACCGCGGTGCTGGTGGGGGACAAGGCCCTCATCTCGCCCCTGGTGGACAAGCTGGAGATCGGCGCCCAGAGCCGGATCGTGCATGAAGCCGACATGGACAAGGCCTCCCTCGTGGCCGCCGGCCTCGTGCGGGACGGCGAGGCCCAGGTGCTCATGAAGGGCCTGGTGAACAGCGCCGTCTTCCTGAAGGCGGCCCTGGACCCGGTCCGGGGCCTGCGCACCGGCCGTCTCCTGAGCCACCTGGCCGCCCTGGAAGTCCCGGGCGAGAGGAAGCTGGGCTTCTACACGGACGGCGGCATGAACATCGCGCCGGACCTGGAGGCCAAGAAGCTGATCCTGGCCAACGCCCTGGACGCCCTGGCCCGCATGGGCGTGGCCACCCCCAGGGTGGCCGTCCTCACGGCCAACGAGCAGGTGAGCCCCAGGATGCCGGCGACCCTGGACGCCAGGGCCCTGGTGGAGGCCTGGGAGGCCGGCGCCTTCCCCGGTTGCGTCGTGGAGGGCCCCATCGCCATGGACGTGGCCCTGAGCCCCGAGGCGGCCCACCACAAGGGCCTCCCCAGCGCGGTCTCGGGTGACGTGGACATCTTCCTGATGCCCGGCATCGAGGCGGGCAACATGGTGACCAAGGCCCTGATCCACTACGCCAAGGCCAAGTTCGCCGGGGTGGTCCTGGGGGCCACCCATCCCATCGTCCTGGGTTCCCGGGCCGATCCGGCCGAGGCCAAGTTCAACGCCCTGGCCATGGCCGCCCTCATGGCCCGCGCCTGA